Proteins from a single region of Belliella baltica DSM 15883:
- a CDS encoding S41 family peptidase — protein MKLKSLLLTLLVCFQLSVLFARENQGYYMHPDIHRDVIVFVAEGDIWKVASEGGQASRLTTHPGEERFPKISPDGKWVAYAASYEGPTEVYLIPIQGGIPKRLTYEASPSVPTAWKSATELAYVTNQYATLPRLHTITIDIETGKSTTLPLEMAAEGSFSDDGNTYFFVRPTFHNNVTKRYEGGTARQVWKYTNGDEEAIKLTKNYKGEDHHPTYHEGRVYFLSSRDGIVNVWSMNVDGEDLKQHTQQEHYDVREASFSEGKIAYRVGADIHIFDIKSGEDQKLAVSLNSDFDQMREKWVDNPESYITGISVSNEGDKVALTARGRSFIFPTKQGRRVRLDRKDGVRLRDATFSVDGKEIFVFSDESGEFEIHQYNALGLDTGKKITSNGNTLRFNLTPSPDVKKLAFTDLNKDLWVLDLASGKQVKASTNREGVSGSFVWSPDSQWIAFSQSASNTFNQIFAFKVSSEKHIAITSDRANSVYPQWSTDGNWIYFMSDRNFETRVNSPWGTRQPEPFWEKQMKIYHISLKKDLVSPFHYNHELKKEEKKAEGEVQVVIEEEGLMQRLREVPVPAGNYSNLVLTDKALYYQSEANGGGKNSIMMTPLSSKVEQKVFADNIRRFVTSANNKYMLITVGSNHHVVEIKTSPVGDLAESKLDLSNWKFSIDPREDWRQLYRDAWRMERDYYYDPNMHGVDWDKMYEKYLPLAERVTSRAELSDVIGELIGELSVLHTSVGGGDLRRGDEQINLGLLGARFSKNEMLKGFQVDYIYQSDPDYPDEMSPLSHPDIQINVGDVITHVDGQEVLAASDINYYLRDKAGQQVRLSLVSEKGAKLEDRIIIPMNSRAESNLRYNDWEYSRRLAAEEASDGAIGYVHLRAMTGSDISQWYRDFYPQFKKSGLIIDVRNNRGGNIDSFILEKLMREAFFYWKNREGEPYWNMQYAFRGHLVLLVDEFTASDGEAFAEGFRRLNLGKSIGARTWGGEVWLSGSNTLSDNGVARAPMMGVYGEEGEWLIEGEGFIPDIEVINLPKATFEGKDAQLDAAIKHLKELIKEDPRTVPSPPAYPDKSFRNN, from the coding sequence ATGAAATTAAAATCTTTACTCTTAACGCTGTTGGTTTGCTTTCAGCTATCAGTGCTTTTTGCGCGGGAAAATCAAGGTTATTATATGCATCCAGATATTCACAGGGATGTAATTGTTTTTGTGGCAGAAGGTGATATTTGGAAAGTAGCAAGTGAAGGTGGTCAAGCTAGTAGGTTAACCACACATCCTGGAGAAGAGCGCTTTCCAAAAATTTCTCCTGATGGAAAATGGGTTGCTTATGCTGCTTCCTATGAAGGACCAACGGAAGTTTATCTGATTCCTATCCAAGGAGGGATTCCGAAAAGATTGACTTATGAGGCCTCCCCATCTGTTCCAACGGCGTGGAAATCCGCCACTGAATTGGCCTATGTGACCAATCAATATGCTACTTTACCTAGACTTCATACAATTACCATTGATATTGAAACGGGAAAAAGTACCACACTACCATTGGAAATGGCTGCGGAAGGGAGTTTCTCGGATGACGGTAACACGTACTTTTTTGTAAGACCAACATTTCATAACAACGTCACCAAGCGTTATGAAGGAGGTACAGCAAGACAGGTTTGGAAATATACAAATGGTGATGAAGAAGCCATTAAACTTACTAAGAATTACAAAGGTGAAGATCATCACCCAACTTATCATGAAGGCCGTGTTTACTTTTTATCTTCCCGAGATGGGATAGTGAATGTTTGGTCTATGAATGTGGATGGTGAAGACTTGAAGCAACATACCCAACAAGAGCACTATGATGTGAGAGAAGCTTCATTTTCAGAAGGGAAAATCGCATATCGAGTTGGTGCTGATATCCATATTTTTGATATTAAAAGTGGTGAAGATCAGAAGTTAGCTGTTTCCTTGAATTCTGACTTTGACCAAATGCGTGAGAAATGGGTTGACAATCCTGAAAGTTACATTACTGGAATTTCTGTAAGTAATGAGGGTGACAAAGTAGCTCTAACAGCTAGAGGGAGATCTTTTATTTTCCCTACAAAGCAAGGAAGAAGAGTGAGATTAGATAGAAAAGATGGCGTTCGCTTGAGAGATGCTACCTTCTCAGTAGACGGTAAGGAAATTTTTGTGTTTTCCGATGAAAGCGGTGAATTTGAAATTCATCAGTACAATGCTTTAGGATTGGATACTGGGAAGAAAATTACCAGTAATGGAAATACACTAAGATTTAACCTTACTCCATCACCTGATGTAAAAAAACTAGCTTTTACTGATTTGAACAAAGACTTATGGGTTTTAGATTTGGCCTCAGGAAAGCAAGTCAAAGCCTCCACAAATCGAGAAGGTGTGAGCGGGTCTTTTGTTTGGTCACCTGACAGCCAATGGATCGCTTTTTCTCAATCTGCATCCAATACTTTTAATCAGATCTTCGCTTTTAAAGTGAGTTCAGAAAAACATATTGCCATTACTTCGGACAGAGCAAACAGCGTCTATCCACAATGGAGCACAGATGGAAACTGGATCTATTTCATGTCTGACAGGAATTTTGAAACGAGGGTAAATTCACCTTGGGGAACAAGACAGCCTGAGCCTTTCTGGGAAAAGCAGATGAAAATCTATCACATTTCTCTCAAAAAAGACTTGGTTTCACCTTTTCATTACAATCATGAATTAAAAAAAGAGGAGAAAAAAGCTGAGGGTGAAGTTCAAGTTGTGATAGAAGAGGAAGGTTTGATGCAGCGATTGAGAGAAGTGCCTGTTCCAGCTGGAAATTACAGCAATTTGGTTTTGACAGACAAGGCACTTTATTACCAAAGTGAGGCAAATGGAGGTGGAAAGAATTCAATCATGATGACGCCATTAAGTTCTAAGGTAGAACAAAAAGTATTTGCTGACAATATTCGTCGATTTGTTACTTCAGCTAATAATAAATACATGTTGATTACTGTTGGAAGCAACCATCATGTAGTGGAGATCAAAACTTCTCCAGTTGGTGATTTGGCAGAGAGCAAATTGGATTTAAGTAATTGGAAATTTTCAATTGATCCCAGAGAAGATTGGAGGCAGTTATACAGAGATGCATGGAGAATGGAGCGAGATTACTATTATGACCCAAACATGCATGGAGTGGATTGGGACAAAATGTACGAAAAATATCTTCCTTTAGCTGAAAGAGTGACGAGTAGAGCTGAACTTTCAGATGTAATTGGAGAATTAATTGGGGAATTGAGTGTGCTACATACAAGTGTTGGTGGCGGAGATTTAAGGAGAGGAGATGAACAGATCAACCTTGGTCTTTTAGGCGCAAGATTTTCCAAAAATGAAATGTTGAAAGGGTTTCAAGTAGATTATATTTATCAAAGTGATCCAGACTATCCGGATGAAATGTCACCACTCTCCCATCCCGACATCCAAATCAATGTTGGAGATGTAATTACTCATGTTGATGGTCAGGAAGTATTGGCTGCTTCTGATATTAATTATTATTTGAGGGATAAGGCTGGGCAGCAAGTTAGACTGAGTTTGGTTTCTGAAAAAGGAGCAAAGCTAGAAGATAGAATTATCATTCCGATGAATTCAAGAGCTGAGTCAAACTTGAGATATAATGATTGGGAATATTCACGAAGACTAGCCGCTGAAGAAGCTTCAGATGGAGCTATTGGATACGTTCACCTGAGAGCAATGACAGGTTCTGATATCAGCCAATGGTACAGAGATTTCTATCCACAGTTCAAAAAATCGGGATTGATCATTGATGTAAGAAATAATAGAGGTGGGAATATCGATAGTTTTATCTTAGAAAAATTGATGCGTGAAGCGTTCTTTTATTGGAAAAACAGAGAAGGAGAACCCTATTGGAACATGCAATATGCTTTCAGAGGTCATCTTGTGTTGTTGGTTGATGAATTTACAGCATCAGACGGGGAAGCTTTTGCCGAAGGTTTTAGAAGGTTGAATTTAGGCAAATCCATCGGAGCGAGAACTTGGGGAGGGGAAGTTTGGCTTTCCGGCTCCAATACCCTTTCTGACAATGGTGTAGCTAGGGCACCTATGATGGGTGTGTATGGAGAAGAGGGCGAGTGGCTGATTGAAGGGGAAGGTTTTATTCCAGATATAGAGGTGATCAATTTACCCAAAGCCACTTTCGAAGGAAAGGATGCTCAATTAGATGCTGCAATCAAGCATTTGAAAGAATTGATCAAAGAAGACCCAAGAACAGTTCCAAGTCCTCCTGCTTATCCTGATAAGTCTTTTAGGAACAACTGA
- a CDS encoding SLBB domain-containing protein, which yields MLKKYFLPLLFFFIQSIVVAQSISDIGSIKVDNLSDAQVEELIKRSESSGMNEQQLFALARERGMPAGEISKLQQRISAIRSGRRFSKEDTQEKRTQGRQVEGMDEDFGFDFEENRYEDPYKNLTPLQKKIFGYTLFHNKELNFNPSLNIPTPQNYSIGGGDQLLIDIYGASSQSYDLQVSPEGRILIPNVGPIQVGGSTISAATSRIKLALTKIYSGLAGSDPNTYMELRLGDIRTVNIAMAGELNKPGNYTLPSFSSPFNALFAAGGPNENGSFRHIQVYRDSKLLTEIDIYDFIIKGQNTSNITLRDNDVIIVPPVRNRVEIMGPVRREGLFEVKSRETIADIIAFAGGFKSEAYKERLTVTRKTDAEFKVEDVDVVNFELFMPQDGDVFRVGQILNRFENRVQASGALMRPGIFALEEGMTLTQLISKADGLREDAFLNRATLYRTKADFSLEILPINIKAVVNGEADDVTLRREDVLNIPSIYDLREEYYIKISGDVNKPGAFPYGENMKVADLVLKAGGFKESASSSQIEIARRVKDDISGKLAEIIRIDIDKDLRISGQNADLILQPFDHVIIRRSPGFQREKLVSVEGEVFFPGEYALSNTNEKISDILKRAGGLNQFAYAKGATLIRKNEFYNSPSENEIKNQNLTSVKSSIARDSLDRTEFDKILLERIDEKIEEKGSDQANKKGGLISDDFRRQTIQTIAERDSGNIEIKTTEMVGIDLQAIITNPGGANDLILQEGDVISIPKELQTVRMRGEVLFPTTARYRDRSGFKNYISRAGGFTESSRKDRSYVVYANGDVQRTRKVLFFNFYPHIEPGAEIIVPRKPDREPLSAQGWIGLGTSLATLALLINNLTR from the coding sequence ATGTTAAAAAAATACTTCCTCCCACTTTTGTTTTTCTTTATACAAAGTATCGTGGTAGCTCAATCCATCTCTGATATTGGTTCTATTAAAGTAGATAACCTTTCTGATGCTCAAGTGGAAGAGTTGATAAAGAGATCGGAGTCTTCAGGCATGAACGAACAACAGCTTTTCGCTTTGGCTCGCGAACGTGGGATGCCTGCTGGTGAAATTTCCAAACTCCAACAGCGAATTTCTGCTATTAGAAGTGGAAGAAGATTCTCAAAAGAGGATACTCAAGAGAAAAGGACTCAGGGCAGACAAGTGGAAGGAATGGATGAAGACTTCGGGTTTGATTTTGAAGAAAATAGGTATGAAGACCCTTATAAAAATCTAACTCCATTACAAAAGAAAATCTTTGGTTATACACTATTTCATAACAAAGAACTCAATTTTAACCCAAGCCTTAATATACCTACACCTCAAAATTATTCTATCGGTGGGGGAGACCAACTCTTGATTGATATTTATGGTGCTTCTTCTCAATCTTATGACCTACAAGTAAGCCCAGAGGGAAGAATCCTTATTCCTAATGTTGGCCCAATTCAGGTAGGAGGTTCTACAATCTCAGCTGCAACTTCAAGAATTAAATTAGCCTTGACTAAAATCTATTCAGGTCTTGCAGGAAGTGACCCGAATACTTATATGGAATTGAGATTGGGAGATATCCGAACCGTCAACATTGCAATGGCAGGTGAACTGAATAAACCGGGTAATTATACTTTACCTTCATTTTCTTCACCTTTTAATGCGCTATTTGCAGCAGGAGGACCAAACGAAAATGGTTCTTTTAGACATATTCAAGTATATAGAGACAGCAAGCTTCTCACTGAAATTGATATTTATGATTTTATTATCAAGGGGCAAAATACTTCAAATATCACCCTCAGAGATAATGACGTGATAATCGTTCCACCAGTGAGAAATAGAGTCGAAATCATGGGGCCGGTAAGAAGAGAAGGACTATTCGAAGTGAAATCTAGGGAAACCATAGCAGATATTATAGCCTTCGCAGGTGGATTTAAATCTGAAGCTTATAAAGAAAGGTTGACAGTGACCCGGAAAACAGATGCTGAATTCAAAGTAGAAGATGTTGATGTGGTCAATTTCGAATTATTTATGCCTCAGGATGGAGATGTATTTAGAGTTGGACAAATTTTGAATAGATTCGAAAATAGAGTTCAAGCATCTGGTGCACTGATGCGACCAGGAATTTTCGCCTTAGAGGAGGGGATGACCCTTACCCAGCTGATTTCCAAAGCAGATGGGCTAAGGGAAGATGCGTTCCTCAATAGAGCAACGTTATATAGAACCAAAGCAGATTTTTCCCTTGAAATTTTACCTATTAATATTAAAGCTGTTGTTAATGGTGAGGCTGATGACGTAACCTTACGTAGAGAGGATGTTCTAAATATCCCCAGTATTTATGATCTAAGGGAAGAATATTATATTAAAATTTCTGGTGATGTCAATAAGCCTGGAGCATTTCCTTATGGTGAAAACATGAAAGTAGCAGATCTCGTTTTGAAAGCTGGAGGCTTTAAGGAATCAGCTTCCTCTTCGCAAATAGAAATTGCAAGGAGAGTCAAAGATGATATATCTGGCAAATTAGCAGAAATAATTAGAATAGATATCGATAAGGATTTGAGAATAAGTGGTCAAAATGCAGACCTAATTTTGCAGCCTTTTGATCATGTCATTATTCGTAGAAGCCCTGGATTCCAAAGAGAAAAATTAGTCAGTGTAGAAGGTGAGGTTTTCTTTCCTGGAGAATATGCATTATCAAATACAAATGAAAAAATATCTGATATACTCAAACGAGCGGGTGGTCTAAATCAGTTCGCATACGCGAAAGGTGCAACACTCATTAGAAAAAATGAATTCTATAATTCACCTAGTGAAAACGAAATCAAAAATCAAAACCTTACCTCTGTAAAATCCAGTATTGCTAGAGACAGTTTAGACAGAACAGAGTTTGATAAAATCCTACTTGAAAGAATTGATGAGAAGATTGAAGAAAAAGGAAGTGATCAGGCCAATAAAAAAGGTGGCTTGATTTCAGATGATTTCAGAAGACAAACTATTCAAACCATTGCTGAGAGAGACTCTGGAAATATTGAAATAAAAACAACAGAAATGGTTGGGATTGACCTGCAAGCTATTATAACTAACCCAGGTGGAGCCAATGATCTTATTCTGCAGGAAGGGGATGTCATCTCTATTCCTAAAGAATTGCAGACGGTAAGAATGCGTGGAGAAGTACTATTTCCTACCACAGCTAGATACAGAGACAGATCAGGTTTCAAAAACTACATTTCCAGAGCAGGTGGATTTACAGAAAGTTCTAGAAAAGACCGATCTTATGTTGTTTATGCCAATGGGGATGTTCAAAGAACAAGAAAAGTTCTTTTCTTTAATTTTTATCCTCATATAGAACCTGGAGCAGAAATCATCGTCCCTCGCAAGCCAGACAGAGAACCACTCTCCGCCCAAGGTTGGATTGGCCTCGGCACCAGCCTCGCCACCCTAGCACTCCTAATCAATAACCTAACACGATAA
- the pgi gene encoding glucose-6-phosphate isomerase, with translation MNKINPTQTKAWANLSKLAKDNEQTTIKSLFVNSDRFKDYSIQLEDILLDYSKNRINDPIKTSLFDLAREVDLKSAIEQMFSGEKINLTENRAVLHTALRNRSNNPVLFEGQDVMPEINKVLEQMKAFADQIQNGTWLGYTGKPITSLVNIGIGGSDLGPVMVTEALKPYQKEGLEIYFVSNVDGTHIAETLKKVDPETTLFFIASKTFTTQETMTNAHTARNWFLEAAKDENAVAKHFVALSTNAKSVAEFGIDTKNMFAFWDWVGGRYSLWSAIGLPIACAIGFENFEKLLAGAHSMDKHFRTAEFENNIPVILALIGIWNTNFLGATSEAILPYDQYLHRFAAYFQQGNMESNGKYISRAGEKVNYATGPIIWGEPGTNGQHAFYQLIHQGTHLIPCDFIAPANSHNPIGDHHVKLLSNFFAQTEALMNGKSYEEVLSEMQKAGKSNEEIDKIVNHRVFEGNRPTNSILVNEINPYTLGQLIAMYEHKIFVQGVIWNILSFDQWGVELGKVLANAILPELHGNQEVTSHDSSTNGLINAFKKMRK, from the coding sequence ATGAATAAAATCAACCCCACACAAACTAAAGCTTGGGCAAACTTGAGCAAACTTGCAAAAGACAATGAACAAACAACGATAAAATCACTTTTTGTCAATTCAGATAGGTTTAAAGATTATTCCATCCAATTGGAAGATATTCTACTCGATTACTCCAAAAATAGAATTAATGATCCTATCAAAACCTCTCTTTTTGATCTTGCAAGGGAAGTTGACTTAAAGTCAGCAATTGAGCAGATGTTTTCTGGAGAAAAAATCAATTTGACAGAAAATAGAGCTGTTCTTCACACCGCTTTAAGAAATAGGAGCAATAACCCTGTTCTTTTCGAAGGACAAGATGTGATGCCTGAAATCAATAAGGTATTGGAGCAAATGAAAGCTTTTGCCGATCAAATCCAGAATGGAACATGGCTAGGCTATACCGGGAAACCTATCACATCCTTGGTAAACATTGGAATAGGAGGCTCAGACCTTGGGCCTGTGATGGTAACTGAGGCCCTTAAGCCTTATCAAAAGGAAGGTCTTGAGATTTATTTTGTATCTAATGTAGATGGAACACACATAGCTGAAACTTTAAAAAAGGTCGATCCAGAGACAACCTTATTTTTTATTGCTTCAAAAACCTTCACAACACAGGAAACTATGACCAATGCGCATACTGCTAGAAATTGGTTTTTAGAAGCAGCAAAAGATGAAAATGCTGTTGCCAAACATTTTGTAGCGCTTTCAACAAATGCCAAGTCTGTGGCAGAATTTGGAATTGACACTAAAAATATGTTTGCTTTTTGGGACTGGGTAGGGGGAAGATACTCACTTTGGTCCGCTATCGGATTACCAATTGCTTGTGCGATTGGGTTTGAAAATTTCGAAAAGCTGTTGGCAGGTGCACATTCCATGGATAAGCATTTCAGAACTGCTGAATTTGAAAATAACATCCCTGTGATATTGGCATTGATAGGAATTTGGAATACTAATTTCCTTGGAGCTACTTCTGAGGCAATTTTACCCTACGACCAATATTTGCATAGATTCGCTGCTTACTTCCAACAAGGAAATATGGAGTCCAATGGCAAATATATCAGTAGGGCAGGAGAGAAGGTGAATTATGCAACAGGACCGATCATTTGGGGAGAACCAGGGACAAATGGACAACATGCCTTTTATCAATTGATTCATCAAGGAACACACTTGATCCCTTGTGATTTTATCGCTCCTGCCAATTCCCATAATCCAATTGGAGATCATCATGTGAAATTGCTTTCAAATTTCTTTGCACAAACTGAGGCTTTAATGAATGGCAAATCTTATGAAGAAGTGCTTTCAGAAATGCAAAAAGCAGGAAAGTCAAATGAAGAAATTGATAAAATTGTCAACCACCGTGTTTTTGAGGGGAACAGACCTACAAATTCCATTTTAGTAAATGAAATCAATCCTTATACACTTGGGCAACTTATTGCGATGTACGAACATAAAATATTTGTTCAAGGTGTGATTTGGAATATCCTGAGTTTCGATCAGTGGGGAGTTGAGCTAGGAAAAGTTCTAGCCAACGCAATCCTTCCAGAGCTTCATGGTAACCAAGAAGTTACTTCCCACGATTCCTCTACTAATGGCTTGATCAATGCCTTCAAAAAAATGAGGAAGTAA
- a CDS encoding transcriptional regulator — MLESLITSKTRLKLLIKFFSNPKNQGHLRGLADEFGESTNAIRKELNNLSEAGYLLKVADKNKIDYQANIHHPFFSNIQDLIRKYLGLDKLLATVLERMGKVYQVALVGDYARGIDSGIIEVQITGCDLNEEYLETISDKLQNLIHKKVSFKIQQNITDPEALLIYQIQD; from the coding sequence ATGTTAGAATCTTTGATCACTTCCAAGACTAGACTGAAACTTTTAATTAAGTTTTTTAGCAACCCTAAAAATCAAGGACATTTGCGAGGTCTTGCCGATGAATTTGGAGAATCTACGAACGCCATAAGAAAAGAATTGAATAACCTGTCTGAAGCAGGTTATTTGCTTAAAGTGGCTGATAAAAACAAAATCGATTACCAAGCCAATATTCACCATCCTTTCTTTTCCAATATCCAAGACCTGATAAGAAAATATTTAGGCCTTGACAAACTCTTGGCAACAGTTTTGGAGAGAATGGGAAAAGTTTATCAAGTAGCTCTTGTAGGCGATTATGCCAGAGGTATTGACTCAGGTATCATTGAGGTTCAAATTACAGGTTGCGATTTGAATGAAGAGTATTTGGAAACCATCTCAGACAAACTTCAGAATTTGATTCATAAAAAAGTAAGCTTTAAAATACAACAAAATATCACCGATCCAGAAGCACTCTTGATCTATCAAATACAGGACTGA
- a CDS encoding penicillin acylase family protein, translating to MKYIGFAFALIITLSLGVALSLQFGSIPPLGKLLDPNHGFWQNSFAEDQIAEDEITFDGLISAVTITYDEDLIPHIFAENEEDLYRAQGYVTAQHRLWQMEFQTRAAAGRVSEIVGPIALDLDRMTRRKGLPFAAEQGLRYLETADPESLKLLNAYAEGVNLYINELSEARLPIEYKILNYRPENWSAYKSILLLKYMADMLVGDRDLEYTNLRKMLGEELLNKLFPLFPEENDPVIEAEKAWDFEPLQISRPDSINYPEEDIFVKTMPQPEPGIGSNNWAVSGSKTQSGKPILANDPHLALNLPSLWYAMQLTTPEYSVKGATLPGALGIISGFNENIAWGVTNATRDTRDWYAIQFKQTDRIEYLYNDQWIQSTFRIEEIKIKGQATFIDTVVYTHHGPIVYDKNFRAERQDVNFALKWTAHLPSNEQKTFLLLNKGQNHDDYIEALNHYTSPAQNFVFASNEGDIAIKVQGKFPLKWVDQGKFLMDGNDPRMEWKEFIPNEHNAATLNPERGFVSSANQHSVDPSYPYYVFDNSFEHYRNRRLNERLRLMENIRIEDMMMLQFDNYHLHAAEVLPVMLNLIQADSLIAQGNPTSEYLKSLLAWDFYTHPSQTQPTLFDLWWRYLNRSVWEELINSNKPVVLPHKYQTVKLLQNEPESSLFDIKNTDKLETAVDHVLGSLDSMIVAVEKLKSEKGELTWATFKNTTVQHLVPNFKSFSYQGIQTGGGASILNATSERHGASWRMVVELGEQPTAFGIYPGGQSGNPGSKFYDTFLKKWANGEYVDFKLRKATDQQQVLFTTTLKPQS from the coding sequence ATGAAATACATCGGTTTTGCTTTTGCCTTGATCATCACCCTTTCTCTTGGCGTAGCTCTTTCACTCCAGTTTGGCTCTATTCCACCTTTAGGAAAATTACTTGATCCAAATCATGGGTTTTGGCAGAATTCATTTGCTGAGGACCAAATTGCTGAAGATGAAATCACTTTCGATGGACTTATTTCTGCTGTCACCATCACCTATGATGAAGATTTGATTCCACATATTTTTGCTGAAAATGAAGAAGACCTTTACAGGGCTCAAGGATATGTCACTGCGCAACACCGACTTTGGCAAATGGAATTTCAAACCAGGGCGGCAGCAGGGAGAGTATCTGAAATCGTAGGTCCGATCGCATTAGATCTTGACCGAATGACGAGAAGAAAAGGTCTCCCATTCGCAGCGGAACAAGGATTACGATATCTTGAAACTGCCGATCCAGAATCACTCAAGCTTCTTAATGCCTATGCGGAAGGTGTGAATTTATACATCAACGAGCTCTCTGAAGCAAGACTGCCTATTGAATATAAAATCCTTAATTATAGACCTGAAAATTGGTCAGCATACAAATCTATTTTACTTCTCAAATATATGGCTGACATGCTTGTAGGAGATAGAGATTTGGAGTACACCAATTTGAGAAAGATGCTAGGAGAAGAGTTATTGAATAAGTTATTTCCACTTTTTCCCGAAGAAAATGATCCGGTGATAGAAGCAGAAAAGGCATGGGATTTTGAACCTCTTCAAATAAGTCGTCCTGACAGCATCAATTATCCAGAGGAAGATATTTTTGTAAAAACAATGCCGCAACCTGAACCTGGAATAGGTTCTAACAATTGGGCGGTGTCTGGCTCAAAAACCCAAAGTGGGAAACCAATTTTAGCCAATGATCCACATTTAGCATTGAACTTGCCATCGCTTTGGTATGCCATGCAGCTCACTACTCCAGAATACAGCGTCAAAGGGGCAACCCTACCTGGAGCTTTGGGGATTATTTCAGGTTTCAATGAAAATATTGCTTGGGGGGTTACAAATGCTACAAGGGATACAAGAGACTGGTATGCCATTCAATTCAAGCAAACTGATAGAATTGAATATTTGTACAATGACCAATGGATTCAAAGTACATTTAGAATTGAGGAAATTAAGATAAAAGGGCAAGCCACTTTTATAGATACAGTAGTGTACACGCATCACGGACCGATCGTCTATGATAAAAACTTCAGAGCAGAGCGTCAGGATGTGAATTTTGCACTCAAATGGACAGCGCATCTTCCTTCCAACGAGCAAAAAACATTTCTACTTTTGAATAAAGGGCAAAATCATGACGATTATATTGAAGCTTTAAATCATTACACTTCTCCAGCTCAAAATTTTGTTTTTGCCTCAAATGAAGGCGATATAGCAATTAAAGTTCAAGGTAAATTCCCGCTCAAATGGGTAGATCAAGGTAAATTCTTGATGGATGGAAATGATCCTAGAATGGAATGGAAAGAATTTATCCCAAATGAACACAATGCTGCTACGCTCAATCCTGAAAGAGGATTTGTCTCTTCAGCCAATCAGCATTCAGTCGATCCTTCTTATCCATATTATGTTTTTGACAATAGTTTTGAACATTATAGAAATAGAAGATTGAATGAAAGGTTGAGACTGATGGAAAATATCCGAATTGAGGATATGATGATGTTGCAATTTGATAACTATCATTTGCATGCTGCTGAAGTTCTTCCTGTGATGTTGAACTTGATTCAAGCAGATTCATTGATAGCTCAAGGGAATCCAACATCTGAATACCTGAAATCACTACTTGCATGGGATTTTTATACTCATCCAAGCCAAACACAACCCACCCTTTTTGATTTGTGGTGGAGGTATTTGAATAGAAGTGTTTGGGAAGAATTGATCAATTCAAATAAGCCTGTGGTGCTTCCACATAAATACCAAACAGTCAAACTGCTTCAAAATGAGCCAGAAAGTTCTCTCTTTGACATAAAAAATACCGACAAATTAGAAACGGCAGTTGATCATGTTTTGGGAAGTCTCGACTCTATGATTGTAGCTGTGGAGAAATTAAAATCTGAAAAAGGAGAGCTTACATGGGCTACTTTCAAAAATACAACTGTTCAGCATCTTGTTCCGAATTTCAAATCCTTTTCATATCAAGGGATCCAAACTGGTGGAGGAGCTAGCATCTTAAATGCAACCTCCGAAAGACATGGAGCAAGCTGGAGAATGGTAGTTGAACTCGGAGAGCAGCCTACCGCTTTCGGGATTTATCCTGGTGGTCAATCTGGTAATCCAGGAAGTAAATTCTATGATACCTTCTTAAAGAAATGGGCTAATGGGGAGTATGTTGATTTCAAGTTAAGAAAAGCTACCGATCAGCAGCAAGTTTTATTTACAACCACCTTGAAACCTCAATCATGA
- a CDS encoding GxxExxY protein translates to MGLIYKNESYNIIGAAMEVHKELGKGFLESVYQEALEIELAAYKIPYLREASLPIDYKNRMLSKYFVADFICYDKIILELKAISELSPEHTSQIFNYLKATGFKLGILINFGALSLEYKRIVL, encoded by the coding sequence ATGGGTTTAATCTATAAAAATGAATCATACAACATCATAGGAGCTGCCATGGAAGTTCATAAAGAACTAGGTAAGGGATTTTTGGAAAGTGTATATCAAGAAGCACTTGAAATTGAACTTGCTGCATATAAAATTCCATATTTAAGGGAAGCATCACTTCCAATTGACTATAAAAATAGAATGCTTTCTAAATATTTTGTTGCAGATTTCATTTGCTACGATAAAATAATTTTGGAACTGAAAGCGATATCTGAACTGTCACCTGAACATACTTCTCAAATATTCAATTATTTAAAAGCAACAGGATTTAAGTTAGGGATTCTAATAAATTTCGGTGCTTTGTCATTAGAATATAAAAGGATTGTTTTGTAA